A portion of the Halodesulfovibrio sp. MK-HDV genome contains these proteins:
- the gpmI gene encoding 2,3-bisphosphoglycerate-independent phosphoglycerate mutase, with protein MTPTLLLILDGWGIAPAGEGNAISLASTPTLDCLVADYPMSRLACSGRAVGLPEGFMGNSEVGHMNIGAGRVVFQDMTLIDVALEENKFQKNLVLNNVMTSAKVKGGTVHLMGLVSDGGVHSHFNHLVALLEMAKAIEVDVCVHVFLDGRDTSPTSGLGFVKQLLEAIERIGAGRIASISGRYYAMDRDKRWDRNQLAWDCFVHGKGKTTSDPLKAIQDSYDEGITDEFFIPTSIIAEGGEPIAMKDGDSVFMFNFRADRMRQIAQAMCVDSFVDFERGDFPKLSALASMTCYEKSFGLPVAFAKDDCPDPLGELVAKQGVKQLRLAETEKYAHVTYFFNCGREEPFENEDRELVSSPRDVATYDLKPQMSVEEVTEKLVTAITSKEYSFIVCNFANLDMVGHTGIIDAAIEACEAVDACVAKVLDAVHASGWRALVTADHGNAEELRNAAGNTHTAHTTNPVPVVLIDESASWKLREDGILGDIAPTILDMWNIEQPASMNGKSLICKD; from the coding sequence ATGACACCAACCCTTTTGCTGATTCTTGATGGTTGGGGCATTGCTCCCGCTGGTGAAGGAAACGCAATTTCTCTTGCGAGCACGCCAACTCTTGACTGCTTAGTGGCTGATTATCCGATGTCCCGTCTTGCTTGTTCCGGCCGTGCTGTAGGCCTTCCGGAAGGGTTTATGGGCAACTCGGAAGTTGGACATATGAATATCGGTGCAGGTCGGGTTGTGTTCCAAGATATGACACTTATTGATGTTGCACTTGAAGAGAACAAGTTTCAGAAGAACCTTGTTCTTAATAATGTTATGACATCGGCGAAAGTGAAGGGCGGAACAGTTCATTTAATGGGACTGGTTTCTGATGGTGGTGTTCATAGTCACTTCAATCACCTCGTTGCTTTGCTTGAAATGGCAAAAGCAATTGAGGTTGATGTATGCGTGCATGTGTTCCTTGATGGTCGCGACACTTCTCCTACAAGCGGACTTGGTTTTGTAAAGCAGCTTCTTGAAGCTATAGAGCGTATTGGTGCAGGTCGAATTGCATCTATTTCCGGTCGCTACTATGCGATGGATCGTGACAAGCGTTGGGATCGCAACCAGCTTGCGTGGGATTGCTTTGTGCATGGCAAAGGCAAAACCACATCAGATCCATTGAAAGCTATTCAGGATTCTTACGACGAAGGAATCACGGATGAATTTTTCATTCCAACATCTATTATAGCAGAAGGCGGCGAGCCGATTGCAATGAAAGATGGTGATTCTGTTTTTATGTTCAACTTTAGAGCAGACCGTATGCGCCAGATTGCTCAGGCAATGTGCGTTGACAGTTTTGTTGATTTTGAACGTGGAGACTTCCCTAAGCTTTCTGCACTCGCCTCTATGACTTGTTATGAAAAATCTTTTGGGTTGCCTGTAGCATTCGCAAAAGATGATTGCCCTGATCCATTAGGAGAATTGGTAGCTAAACAAGGCGTGAAGCAGCTTCGTCTTGCGGAAACAGAAAAGTATGCTCATGTAACATACTTTTTCAACTGTGGCCGTGAAGAGCCTTTTGAAAATGAAGACCGGGAACTTGTCAGCTCCCCTCGTGATGTAGCCACATATGATCTGAAACCTCAGATGAGTGTTGAAGAGGTTACAGAGAAGCTTGTCACAGCGATTACATCTAAAGAATATTCATTTATCGTGTGCAACTTTGCCAACCTTGATATGGTTGGGCACACCGGAATTATTGATGCTGCAATCGAGGCGTGTGAAGCTGTTGATGCATGTGTTGCTAAGGTGCTGGATGCCGTCCATGCAAGCGGTTGGAGAGCACTTGTCACTGCAGACCATGGGAATGCAGAAGAGCTGCGTAACGCTGCTGGCAACACACACACCGCGCATACAACGAACCCCGTCCCGGTAGTACTTATTGATGAAAGTGCTTCGTGGAAACTTCGTGAAGATGGAATTTTAGGCGATATCGCGCCAACAATTCTTGATATGTGGAATATTGAGCAGCCTGCTTCAATGAACGGAAAAAGTCTTATCTGTAAGGACTAA